The genomic segment GCAGTGGCAGAGCCATTTCTGCGGCCCTCCCGGGTACTCGCTCTGCAGACAACGAAGTTCGATCCTCTGGAGGAGCTTCTGCGGGCTTACCAATTCACCAGAAGTGCCACGGCATTTGTGCGGCAGAACTTTAATCCGGCTACAATCTCGCAATCGTGGCTTCTGACGACCTTTGAAGTCCGTTTCAGGTCAGAGCTGCTAGATCTAGAAACGACCTTTCCACGGATTCGGCCACTTCTAGCCTGCATCGAGCGTCGGTCCGAAGGCAACCTAAGAGCTGCATGCTTCTCCGCCATTTCACAAATTTCCCGCCGAATCACAGCCCTCCTGGATAGACCTGACGATCCTGAAATGCCCAAAATCATTTGGTCCTGGGGACTCGAAGCCAACCAATTGTTTCTGGACATGTGCTCAGCCCGGCAACCTGTGGCACTCGTTACCCTGGCCCACTTTACGATTCTGATGAGCTTGCACAGGGATCATTGGGGCCTCAGGGGCTGGCCTGAAGGTCTACTGAGACATATCAAGGGGCTTCTTGGAGACGAGTGGGAGTGTGCTGTACAATGGCCTTGTGACGTGGTATTTGGATCGGAGGTAGTTTCGTTCGGGCCAGCGATTGGTAATCGCTTGGTTATTGAGATGTAGTAGTTAAAATTCGGCTTGGGGGTGTGTTGAGGAGCGGGGGCTTGTTAACCAGTGATTTACTTGCTGCTCTTGAGACTGCGGTCGAACACAGCCTCGGAACCGGGGCCGGGTCAATCAAGGACCATGCATATCATACAGGACCCATGTCACGCCTCTTTGTAACGTATTTAGCTGGCCGTATCAATACGGCTAACTACCTCAAGGGGACAAGTAGACCACCTACCACCGATTTCTAAGCCCTCATCCTCAATACCACACTCTCCACTAGAGAATAATTCAAAGTCCTTTGTAATAAAGTTTAATTAATTATTGATTTTTAAGCAATTCCGTACCTCTGTAGTTGAGACCTTTTCGATCTTGACTATGAACCTCACAGAGCTCAAGTCCAGTTTAATAGTGTTTGTAGCCAAGAAAGCTTCATAGGGTAATTGACCTGAGCTGAGAACATAGCGCTGATCATGTGCTAATCTTGTGTAGACTGCGACAGGttttagttttttttttggaagCCTGTGTCCTTAGAACTGTGAATGCGGGTACGCAGGAAAACATCATATTAACTCAAGAATACGCAACCGAGAAGGGATCCTTCTAGAATCGTTACTTTACACATTCTCAGCCAAGTGACATCCACATTTGAATGACCTAAGGCGTTACTAATTCAAGCAGCTCTGCAGGTGTTTTCTGACAAATCAATTTTACACAGTTCAATTCTGACAGGCATATTGATTAAGATCCATCTTTTTGGAGCGGCTGACCTTGTGTGAATAATAGCAACATTGCCTAGAGAAAGTCTAAATATTTTGTATTGATACGGCTAAACCTACAGAGCACATTG from the Colletotrichum destructivum chromosome 10, complete sequence genome contains:
- a CDS encoding Putative zn(2)Cys(6) fungal-type DNA-binding domain-containing protein — its product is MASVNRRRKPHSKSRGGCLQCKERHAKCNEVHPRCRQCDRANIPCSFSSSSLTAVPLNEDSLADLELLEHWHRHPIVGDHTNTARRLFSDFVRLGFSHHYVLNSILGLTALHLYSEDKSQSKWYARAVAHHQAAISRAKPHFQSLHETNSQALLGFSAFMSMYAVAEPFLRPSRVLALQTTKFDPLEELLRAYQFTRSATAFVRQNFNPATISQSWLLTTFEVRFRSELLDLETTFPRIRPLLACIERRSEGNLRAACFSAISQISRRITALLDRPDDPEMPKIIWSWGLEANQLFLDMCSARQPVALVTLAHFTILMSLHRDHWGLRGWPEGLLRHIKGLLGDEWECAVQWPCDVVFGSEVVSFGPAIGNRLVIEM